The Ictalurus punctatus breed USDA103 chromosome 6, Coco_2.0, whole genome shotgun sequence DNA segment TGTAACTCAACtcaaataataatttatcataCACAACAATACATTAGCTAAACTGGATCGGTCAAGCACAAACCTGCTTTGTGTTCACAGCAGTGTGTACCATGCCATGTCCTTGAAGCAGCCACTCCTGTTTGTTCAGTTTGGCTAATGGTTTCTGAAGGGCTGGTGTGAGCTGGATTTGATTTTCAGAGATAATGTTTATAGGTGAAAGAGCCTGGTGATGCAAACACTACAATGTGTACAGCTCTGTGTTTCTTCTGTATTTGTCCAGCAGGGCTGAGAGGAACAATGTTGTAGGTTTCACACAGGCAACAGTCTAACAATAGAGGCCTGTCAGATAAGGTGTGCTTTAGGCTGCCAGGTTTGAACTTGTATGTCTGGTTGGCATTTCGCACGCAGAGACACAATTTGTCCTTTTTATAATGATTTGTTATGTAGATAAAACTGTCACACTGTACATAGTTTCAGGTTCATCAGATTTCCACCCTCAGTAACACAAAAAGTACAATTTCACgtaaaattaaatgaatggtttatttatttatttattttttataaagcacTAAGTCAATAGATAACATTGCAATAGTATTTTAAATTAAGATATAAAAACAGACTTTGAGTGCCAGTGATTGCAACACAATTAGTAGCATTCTaaaacagtacaatacagtatgttgttTGATATTCCCATAGCAAATAAAGTATAAACGTATTTACAAACCATTAAGATAAAACATTCTcagataaaatataaagaagTACAAAATATAGGAGATATTAAGAATATTAAGAAAGTAGAATAAGCAAAAACTATATAATAGTTCTGCCATCTTTACTGCTAAAGATTAAGCAAAAAATGCctataaagttttgttttgtttttttttttcttcttttgcatAGTACTTAGCTACAGAATTATGTAGTACCAAGAAAGAGAAGAAGCAGAAAAAGTGCTAGTTACTCTTAGCAAGAGTCTTTTTAACGCGAGGGACAAGGAAGACACTGCCGTCTGATGTCTGCTGAAGGGAGTAGTCGTTAGGGGAGTAGGGCTTTCCCTGCTCATCCGTCAGCATGCTGAACACCTCAAGATACAGCGAGCTGAGCTGCTGCTTCATCTCCTTTagactgctgctgtttttgCTCTTTTCCTTCATCAAACGATCCTTCTCCTCCTTGAGGGAGTCCAGCTCGTACTCCAGACCCATAATGTTCTCCATCTTGCGTTTGCGGCAGTTTTGCGCTGCTACCTTGTTCTTGCCACGCCGGCGAATGTCACGCACGAGTGCAAGCTgtgcctcgttcaactggtgcTTGGCCATCATCTCGTTAAAGTCGTCCACTGGCATATTGATGATCAGTTCCACATCGAATGGGATCTGCAAGGCTCTTGCTCTCTCCTCGTCACGCGAGAGCCGTGCCTCTGAGCGTTTTTTCTGCTTGTCTTTGGTGAAGGGTGGCTTAGAGTATCCACTCGCCTCTGCTTGCTCCGTCTTTGGTTGTTTATCAGTATCATCCTGCACCAGAGTTATGCCAGATTTCTCCGAAAGTGACTGTTGAGGGCCATCACTCAGGAACAGCAGGGGAAACATGTCGGCATAATCAGATTCCATGCTCCCAGGGCCACTCTCCATCTCGTCCATATCTGAGTCACTGAATCCACCAGAGCCATCGCCGTGCAGGGACTTTCCGGGAGAGCTACTTTTTGGACTGGCATCAAGGGACAAACCGGAATCTGAATCTGGGAATTCGGCCATGTCTTTAGTTTTTTCTGTGCTGAATTGTCCAGGAGACAGGCTGTGCAGGTCCATTGGTTTGAGCAAAGGAGTATTTGGGAGCTCATCTAGCTGTCCAT contains these protein-coding regions:
- the nfe2l2a gene encoding nuclear factor erythroid 2-related factor 2a, with amino-acid sequence MMEIELPKVHPSQQDIDLIDILWRQDIDLGAGREVFDISYRQKEVQLQRQKELEEEKRQQIVREQEKALLAQLQLDEETGEFVPRSTPTNNALTQANTAPAEITQNVAFTEEDGDAMSFDECMQLLAETFPLVEPAAAAPPCLDPSIPPCTDSTHLMMPGEIPMLTQNPLLPGPMDQTWMDLQHCMNIQEILDMSGYVNTAQPSNIPESNYSQYLPKLSDVTTGTADMCPPAYMNTYDGGYSNVNQMSLKTPDINESFVTDEFCDMFYPDLEAKVNSASLPCEGGNTDGQLDELPNTPLLKPMDLHSLSPGQFSTEKTKDMAEFPDSDSGLSLDASPKSSSPGKSLHGDGSGGFSDSDMDEMESGPGSMESDYADMFPLLFLSDGPQQSLSEKSGITLVQDDTDKQPKTEQAEASGYSKPPFTKDKQKKRSEARLSRDEERARALQIPFDVELIINMPVDDFNEMMAKHQLNEAQLALVRDIRRRGKNKVAAQNCRKRKMENIMGLEYELDSLKEEKDRLMKEKSKNSSSLKEMKQQLSSLYLEVFSMLTDEQGKPYSPNDYSLQQTSDGSVFLVPRVKKTLAKSN